ctcctgctcatgctctatttctgtctctcaaaaataaacattgaaaaaaattttaattttaaatatatatatatataaagaaataaaagaaataataaattttctctttatgataATAAGCatgttgtttcctttatttctaagAAGAAGGaggttggggcgcctgcgtggcttagtcggttaagtgtccggcttcggctcagggcatgatctcacggttcgtgggttcaagccccacatcagactctgggctgacagctcagagcctggagcctgcttcagattctgtgtctccctctctctctgaccctcccctgctcatgctgtctctctttctctcaaaaataaataataatagaagaacatttaaaaatttaaaaaaagaggcattTATATTGAGGAATACCCCAAATGTCTAGGTGCCCTCACACAACTCCAGACCCACTAGAGAGAATTTTTAGGAATCCCAGCACCTGCCACTTCCTTTTAATCCTTCCCCCTCCACCACaacccacccccccgccccagaaaCAGGCTAGGtcccctcccagcctctctgACAGTGTTCGTGCCCCTTTGGCCGGGGCAGGGGAGAGCAGGGTCCAGTCCTGGGTCCTCAGGGTCCCCAGGGTACAAGaatcagggctcctggggggaAGAGGATGATGATTTTGCTGTCCAGGGAAAGGAGGGTCCTGAGAGGGGCACATGTAACTAGAGCCAAATTCTGCTTCCAGTGTGGccataaccttgggcaagtcattcttccctctccttctccagccTGTCCTCCATGGAATAAAGACATTGGGCCAAAGAGCTCCGAAGCCtcaaccaatttatttttttaacgaaGGCAcagcttcttcatcttcttcttctttttttttttaagaattttttttttaagtaatctctacccaacCCAGGGCCacactcacagccctgagatcaagagtgacacgctctactgactgagccagccaggtgccccttatccaATTCTGATACTCCGCAagtctttctattttcttcacctCTCGGTGAGCTCCTAGTCACCCTTCCAAACCCAACTTGAAAGCTGCCCATTGCCTGAGCCTCCCACTGAGCCCAGGGAGAGTGAGCTCTCCCTTACCTATCATCTCAGGGCACTTTGCCCCACATCTGTCAATTCTCTTATCACATTCCTCTCGCTCattctttcagaaaacatttattatgcacctgctgtatgccaggcaccGTTGTAGGTCCTGGGATACCAGTGAACAAAATGGGCAAAATTCTTGCCCTGTGAGCTTACAATTAGTCGGGAGGAAATGAACAAGATAAATGAGCAAACTATTTAGTAAGTTAGATGGTGATATTCactaaggagaaaaattaaacagagagGGAGTATGAGGCGGGGGAGGGTGTGATTTTGAGTCTGTGGTCAGGGAAGGGCTCCTGGAGAAGGTGACATGTAAGCACGGATTGGAAAGTGAAAAGGGATGAGCCTTGGGAGTGTCTGGGGAGAGGACATTGCAGGCAAAAGCGACAGTCAGTGTAAAGTCTTAGCTCCTGGCTTGCATCCCCTCCGGGGCCCGTGGACTCCTTGGGACCAGCCCGTGTCCTGGTTGTCTTGGAGTCCCCAAGGCACAGAATGAATGCTCGGAACATTTATGGGAGTCCTCTGAGCCCGTTCAGCTGCTCATGTTTttcccaccctctgcctcctcttccacTAGACTTGCACTTGGCCGCAGAGCTGGGGAAGACCCTGCTGGAGAGGAACAAGGAGCTGGAGGAGTCTCTGCAGCAGATGTACTCCACCAACGAGGAGCAAGTTCAGGAGATCGAGGTGAGGGGCCGCACAGGCCCTGCACGTGCCCCCCCACCCACTGTGGACCCCTTGGCCCATGGTGCCTTTGTACCACTTAAGGAAAGGTGTCCTCTTAGCAGACACAGCCTCGGCCCTATAGCCTTGTGCTGATTCACAACCTGCACAACTGTCCCAGGCAGCCATCGCACCACACCTTTACCCCCCACTCTGCGGCAGATCAATGCCTCGAAGTAAACGTCTTCCTAGAAGTAGGAGAATGGCCCATGTGAACACATTGTCCCCAGCCCTGTCAACCTTCTCCCCTCCAGTACCTAACCAAGCAGCTGGACACGCTGCGGCACATGAATGAGCAGCATGCCAAAGTATACGAGCAGCTGGACCTGACAGCCCGTGACCTGGAGCTGACCAACCAGAAGCTGGTGCTGGAGAGTAAGGCTGCCCAGCAGAAGATCCATGGGTGAGGGCCGGGTGGGGCGGGCTGGGGGGTGAGAAGGGAGAGGTCAGGTTGGGTCGTAGGTGGGCATGTGGTCCAGTGGGTGTGACTCATGCTCCTTCTCCCAGAAGCCGAGGCCTGGGACCCCGGGATGGTAGAGATTGCCCTTGTCAATTGTGGGTGGTTTCACGTTCAGGCCACGTCTTTTCTTGGAGCACCAGCTACATAGCAGGCTCTGTTTAGGCGCTGGGGACACAGTGACGGGGACACCAAGAGACAGTCCCGCCCCCTGGGAGCCCGCAGCCTGGGTGGGAAGGCAGGCATGTAAATATTGTATTGCCGGGCAGGGTGATAAGTGCTCCAAATGTGTAGGAGGAAccgagggggcacagagagaatggGCAGCTCAGCCCGGGAAGTGCGGGTTCCCAGACACAAGGGGGGGTTCCGTCTGACCTCAGTACCAGGAAGCGGGGCTCAAGGTTGCCTAtctgtccccacctccacccccagtcCCTCCAGGGCTGCAGTGAGGAAGGCTGGCCCTGTCCCCTTAAAGTCCCCCCCCACGTATGTCCCCCACCCCACACGCAGGCTGACAGAGACCATTGAGCGCCTGCAGACCCAGGTGGAGGAGCTGCAGGCCCAGGTGGAGCAGCTGCGGGGCCTGGAGCAGCTTCGGGTGCGCCGGGAGAAGCGGGAACGCAGGCGCACCATCCACACCTTCCCCTGTCTTAAGGAGCTGTGCACCAGCCCCCGGTAGGTGAGGGTGccgcagggggcggggcggggcgggggcggtcTGGACCCTGCACAGCGTCAGACCCCGAGTCCCTGAGGCAGGAGAGGGTGGACACGAGGCAGCAGGTGGGAATGAGAGTTGGTGCATCTTCAGGCTGTCAGAGGGACCGATCCTTTGCCAACAACAGGCAGCAGTTGGCATTTAGCGAACCCTGGCTGTGTGCCCACCACTCGAAGTGATTTCATTCCCGTGGCAGTCCCgcttctcagatgaggaaacggaagcTCAGAGGTTATGtgagcttgtccaaggtcacctcTCTACTAAGCTAGAATTCTAACTCAGGAGGCGTTAACCAGACACCTTTCAGTTCCCGGTAAATCTTAACGGGATGACCTCGTAATATAAAAAATACCTATTGCGTGTTTAGTGGGTGTTTCAGTAAAGGTCTTGCACGGAGTAACTGAGGAGCGATGGATGAAGAGGTGTGGACAAGGTGCGGGGAGACCGCAAGGGCACTGCAGCTTCCCCAGGCTCGCAACAGTGAGACCAGCCCCAGGCCTGAGGGGCCAGAGGAAAGAGGTTACTGGAAGGCCAGCAGGTGCCACCTGGCCAGCACTAACCAGGGAAAGAATCTGGGCAAGaccttccctgacctccctctGCATCTACCCTCGGACCTGCTGCCGGTGCCTCCCGTTGGTTGCGctcaggagagagcagagacccAGCTGTCTGTCGCAGGTCACTGCAGTCAGCCGtccaggcagagagcagggagagagaaagggcaggaagtgGATCCAGAGGAGCAAACAGAAGATCTTGCCCATTGGCCGGGAGATGTGTTCCGCGTGGGGAGCTGGCCCCCCGGGACCTTGGCCTTGACCGGATGTCTGCCGGCCTGCTCCCTCTCAGGTGCGAGGATGCCTTCCGCCTGCACAGCTCCTCCCTGGAGCTGGGCCCGCGGCCCCTGGAGCAGGAGAACGAGCGGCTGCAGACGTTGGTGGGCGGGCTGCGTTCGCAGGTGAGCCGGGAGCGGCAGCGCAAGGAGCGGGCGGAGCGCGAGTACGCGGCGGTGCTGCAGGAGTACGCGGAGCTGGAGCGGCAGCTGGGCGAGATGGAGGGCTGCCGCCTCCGCGTGCAGGAGCTGGAGGCCGAGCTGCTGGAGCTGCAGCAGATGAAGCAGGCGAAGACCTACCTGCTGGGCCGGGAGGACCACCTGGCCGAGGCCCTGCTCGCGCCCCTCACCCAGGCCCCGGAGGCCGATGACCCTCAGCCGGGCAGCGGGGACGACTCAGCCGCCCAGGACGGCGGCGTGTCCTCGCTGGCCGCCTCCCCGGGCCACGCCGTGCGCAAGAGCTGCAGCGACACGGCGCTCAACGCCATCGTGGCCAAAGACCCAGCCAGCCGGCACGCGGGCAACCTGACGCTGCACGCCAACAGCGTGCGCAAGCGGGGCATGTCCATCCTGCGGGAGGTGGACGAGCAGTACCACGCTCTGCTGGAGAAGTACGAGGAGCTGCTGAGCAAGTGCCGGCAGCACGGCACGGGGGTGCGGCATGCGGGCGTGCAGACCTCACGGCCCATCTCCCGCGACAGCTCGTGGAGGGACCTTCGCGGGGGCGAGGAGGGCCAGGGGGACGCCAGGGCAGGTGAGAAGAGCCTGAGCCAGCACGTGGAGGCCGTGGACAAGCGGCTGGAGCAGAGCCAGCCCGAGTACAAGGCGCTCTTCAAGGAGATCTTCTCCAGGATCCAGAAGACCAAGGCCGACATCAATGCCACCAAAGTGAAGACGCACAGCAGCAAGTGACCCTTTCCTGGCTTGCAGcctttcccccaccttccccctccccggGTCCGGTCACAGGGCCCCTCTGGCCTGGTCCACGCAGCCTCTGGTGAGTGGAGGAGCCCTTTAGCAGCAATATAGCCCAGTGGAGGCTGCTGCCTGGCCCAGGGAGCGCATGGGGGACCCAGCCTGTTCTCTGCTGACTTGGGAGGTATTCTGCACCTCCGGATCACCCAGCACCCTCCACCATCCTGCGTCAGCCCGAAGACGCAGCTAAGAGTTTCAAAGCCAAACATCCCTGCTCCCCCTGGGGATTCTCAGCTCCCCAGTCCTTGGCTTCCTGACCCTGGGCCTTGCTCTCAGATTCGTGGCCAGGCTTCTGAAAGCCATTCTGGaccattttggctttttttttttttttcctttcaaagtttgttttgttttgttttttgtttttagagatttgCAATGCAAGGTCTCCCTGACCCCTTGCCACAACTGGAAACACTTGAAGGGGGATCCCAGAGCCCGCTGTTGCAGGTTCCAGGGGTCTCCTGGACcacccactgcttctccccagctgTGACACACTGTCATTCCTTTAGCACCAGCTGCCCCACCCTCCAGGGTCCTGACCAGGTCAGAGAAGACCCCTGCCATGCAGAGCCTCGGCCAGGCCCCGAGTGCCCCCCACTCCAGCCCTGGTGAGGCAGACTTCTCCCCGGAGACCCTCAGCCCACTGCAGATCTGTAGCCAATCagaggaggggaacagagagccCCTCGGCAGCCATACATGAACGGTGCACCCTGCCTCCCCCACAGCTAGCCTCCTTGGGCTCTGGCCCTGGAAATGCCTTCTGGCCATTAAGCCTTCCAGGAGtctgggcggcggggggggggggggagcccccATGTCTGCACGCCACCTCTGACCTGCCGAGCTtggcctctgcctgcccccaTCTCAGGGACCATGACGTGTCTCATTCACTCCCATGCTCCCCACAGGCCGACCCCTCCTCAGATCCTGCCTGCTGCCCCCAGAATGTCCCAGGTGTGTGCTGCCAGCCAGTGGTCCTAGcatccacccctgcccccccttcACGGGGGACCCCCGAGATTTCCCATCCTGTACTGAAGTGTTGAAATGGGGCCTTGTGGGGAGcctgtctcctccttcccatAAAATGCTTGTTCTTGACCTCCCGCCTTTGTGGGGGCCTTTCGGGGACCCAGCTGGGTCACAGGCTAAACTTTTTGTTAAGGCTTCAGAAAGTCCAGCTTCAGCTAAGAGACGTCCAGGCCTCCAGCTTGCCCTGAGCAGTTCCTCGGGGCTTCCAGTCCCTCCTGCCACCCATCCTGAGATCCTAGAAAATAGAGGAGCTCCACAGCCCTGCAGAAGGCAGCAGCCCCGGCCTCTGTGCTGGGAATCCAGCAGGGACCTCCATGCCTTATCTGTTTCTAAGGGGTAACGGGGTTTTCGTAACAAGCATGCCCGACCTCCCTGGAGGCGCCACCCTGCTCTCTGGGCAGCACTGTGATGAGCGCTGTCGGCTGGTCCTTCCGTTCACACATCTTGGAGCCCTTTGTCCTTTGGAGCTGGGCAGCTCCCagccctctgtgtctctgtcatctagggtggagggggcagggtgggggaagggctccCGCCTGTCTGCTCCCCAGTTCTGTAGCGGCCGACCAGCGTCACCTTTGAAGTATACATGagagaaatatatttacaaatgctttattctcttctttaataaaaaatgcaCCAATATTCTAAAAGCAGAAATGGCCCTGGAGCCATAGTCCTGTCTCTGTGCGTCTCACACACCCGCCTCTCTTCACACAGCTCTGGGGGTAGGGGAGCTGGGAGTCCTGAGCTCCACTCCCCTGGGCTTCGCAGCCAAACAGCTGAATGCCTGGGGGTGTTCTCCAGGTGGAGAGGCGGTGATGGTGAAGGAAGAGGAGGCGGAATTGCCCACCCACTCATGCCAGGAGGCATGCTCTACCTGCCCAGCCCCTCTGGGGAGGGGCGCGGGAGAGGAAGGTGCGTCTGGAAAAGAGCTAGTAAGATTGGACTTCCCACCCCAGTGctgcagagaaacaaaaaataaaagccgCCCAGTCTCTGGAAGTAAAAAGAAGTTCCTTATCATCCCTTAGCAGCAACTAACTTGGTTGTCTGCTGACTTGTGCCAGGCAGTGCTGGGTACTTTCCCCTTGACACCTTCAGCAACCTTAGGAGGCAGCTCTAACATCTCTTACTGATGGAGATTCGGAGGCTTAGAGGTTAGGTTAGTAATTCAAAGTCATGTAGAAATGTTTAAAccagggacaccagggtggctcagttggttaagcgtctgactcggtttctgctcaggtcatgatctcacgatttcatgagttcgagccccacttcgggctctttgctgacaatgcagagcctgcttgggattctctccctttctctccgcctctcccctgcttgcgctgtctctgtctctttcaaaataaataagcttaaaaaaaagaaaaggaaatatccaAACCCACAACCGACCAATTCCACTATGCAATATtgcacactctctatctctttttaaagaagcgttttatggggcacctgggtgcctcagtcggttaagcctccagcttcggctcaggtcagatctcacgttcgtgggttcgagccccgcattgg
The genomic region above belongs to Suricata suricatta isolate VVHF042 chromosome 17, meerkat_22Aug2017_6uvM2_HiC, whole genome shotgun sequence and contains:
- the CDR2L gene encoding cerebellar degeneration-related protein 2-like, with the protein product MRRAAGMEDFSTEEEEPWYDQQDLEQDLHLAAELGKTLLERNKELEESLQQMYSTNEEQVQEIEYLTKQLDTLRHMNEQHAKVYEQLDLTARDLELTNQKLVLESKAAQQKIHGLTETIERLQTQVEELQAQVEQLRGLEQLRVRREKRERRRTIHTFPCLKELCTSPRCEDAFRLHSSSLELGPRPLEQENERLQTLVGGLRSQVSRERQRKERAEREYAAVLQEYAELERQLGEMEGCRLRVQELEAELLELQQMKQAKTYLLGREDHLAEALLAPLTQAPEADDPQPGSGDDSAAQDGGVSSLAASPGHAVRKSCSDTALNAIVAKDPASRHAGNLTLHANSVRKRGMSILREVDEQYHALLEKYEELLSKCRQHGTGVRHAGVQTSRPISRDSSWRDLRGGEEGQGDARAGEKSLSQHVEAVDKRLEQSQPEYKALFKEIFSRIQKTKADINATKVKTHSSK